GTAGCCCATGGAGGCTTAGCAGAAGAAGTAATCGTTCCAGCAAATGCTTGTTTCCCCAAACCACCACAAATGGACTATCCCATAGCGGCATCTTTTATGATGGCCTATGGCACTTCGTATCATGCCTTAAAAGATAGGGCGATGTTAAAAGAAGGAGAGACCCTCTTGGTTTTGGGTGCCTCGGGAGGAGTTGGCCTAGCTGCTGTAGAATTGGGGAAATTAATGGGAGCCAAGGTCATTGCGGCAGCGTCTACCCAAGATAAGCTAGACCTTTGTAAAAAATACGGTGCGGATGAACTGATCAATTATACCCAACAAGATTTAAAATCTACGATCAAGGCAGTAACCGATGGACAAGGGGTCGATGTGATCTATGATCCAGTAGGAGGTGATTTTTCCGAACAGGCCTTCAGAGGGATTGCTTGGAACGGCCGCTATTTGGTGGTAGGGTTTGCAGCAGGCGATATCCCTAAGATGCCGTTAAACCTTCCCTTATTAAAAGGTGCCTCGATCGTTGGTGTTTTCTGGGGTGGATTCGCCATGAGCTATCCCAAGGAAAATATGGACAATACCATGACCCTTATGCAATGGTATGCCGAAGGAAAGCTAAAACCCCATATTCATAAAATTGTTCCTTTAGAT
The sequence above is drawn from the Cellulophaga sp. Hel_I_12 genome and encodes:
- a CDS encoding NADPH:quinone oxidoreductase family protein — protein: MKAIRCTTYGPPSKLTLEEIDALQAGPKQVVVQVKACGLNFPDTLIIQGLYQFKPELPFTPGSDIAGIVKEVGEGVTHVKVGDEVFGFVAHGGLAEEVIVPANACFPKPPQMDYPIAASFMMAYGTSYHALKDRAMLKEGETLLVLGASGGVGLAAVELGKLMGAKVIAAASTQDKLDLCKKYGADELINYTQQDLKSTIKAVTDGQGVDVIYDPVGGDFSEQAFRGIAWNGRYLVVGFAAGDIPKMPLNLPLLKGASIVGVFWGGFAMSYPKENMDNTMTLMQWYAEGKLKPHIHKIVPLDETKEALEEMMNRKVKGKMVVKI